The Nocardioides sp. S-1144 genome includes a region encoding these proteins:
- a CDS encoding STAS domain-containing protein encodes MLTGPFEVEFDESTQILAVSGEVDESTAVALRDALDAATATYQRSVVVDLSSVGFLPSVGVGVLAKALQRATGAGHPIELRAEAGSIAQRVLQVCALPHSQG; translated from the coding sequence GTGCTGACGGGTCCCTTTGAAGTCGAGTTCGACGAGTCCACGCAGATCCTGGCGGTCAGCGGTGAGGTGGACGAGTCCACGGCGGTCGCGTTGCGCGACGCCCTCGACGCCGCCACCGCGACCTACCAGCGCTCGGTCGTGGTCGACCTGAGCTCGGTCGGCTTCCTGCCGAGCGTCGGGGTCGGCGTGCTGGCCAAGGCCCTGCAGCGGGCCACCGGGGCCGGCCACCCGATCGAGCTCCGCGCCGAGGCGGGCTCGATCGCCCAGCGCGTGCTCCAGGTGTGCGCCCTGCCGCACAGCCAGGGCTGA
- a CDS encoding PP2C family protein-serine/threonine phosphatase, translating to MTLASDADGGSRHDRVPAAYAVLDRLDGQVLEVNEAFVRLLGHPRATLLAGSLSDLLSLAGRIYSETHLMPMLDLNGHVEEVALDVVATDGARIPVLMNAVLDRTGERATIRVVLFGALERRRYETELLRATRAAQKARAQADELARTLQQTLIPPVPPVIPRLEVSAVYRPAGDGDEVGGDFYDVFSIAPSTWVVVLGDVAGKGVHAATVTAFIRHTVRDLAMQLADPADLLHALDRALHARPTERFCSAVLLRLTEGDAGWSIAGAAAGHPLPILGRRDGTLVDLGRPGSLIGLVDDPHFTTFTHRLAPDEFVTLLTDGVTEARRDRELFGEDAVRDVVRSRASNPDGVSAGVVAAAIDYQRGFPHDDIAVLTLYPSAPDGTVR from the coding sequence ATGACCCTCGCCAGCGACGCGGACGGCGGGAGCCGGCACGACCGGGTGCCGGCGGCCTACGCCGTCCTCGACCGGCTCGACGGCCAGGTCCTCGAGGTCAACGAGGCCTTCGTGCGGCTCCTGGGCCACCCTCGAGCGACCCTCCTGGCCGGCTCCCTGTCCGACCTGCTCAGCCTCGCCGGCCGGATCTACAGCGAGACGCACCTGATGCCGATGCTCGACCTCAACGGGCACGTCGAGGAGGTCGCGCTCGACGTCGTGGCCACCGACGGCGCGCGGATCCCCGTGCTCATGAACGCGGTCCTCGACCGCACCGGCGAGCGCGCGACGATCCGGGTGGTGCTGTTCGGGGCCCTCGAGCGGCGCCGCTACGAGACCGAGCTGCTGCGGGCGACCCGGGCGGCCCAGAAGGCGCGGGCGCAGGCCGACGAGCTCGCCCGCACCCTGCAGCAGACGCTCATCCCCCCGGTCCCGCCGGTCATCCCGCGCCTGGAGGTGTCGGCGGTCTACCGACCCGCGGGGGACGGCGACGAGGTCGGCGGCGACTTCTACGACGTCTTCAGCATCGCCCCGTCCACCTGGGTGGTGGTGCTCGGCGACGTCGCGGGCAAGGGCGTGCACGCCGCGACCGTCACAGCGTTCATCCGGCACACGGTGCGCGACCTCGCGATGCAGCTCGCCGACCCGGCCGACCTGCTGCACGCCCTCGACCGCGCCCTGCACGCCCGGCCGACGGAGAGGTTCTGCTCCGCGGTCCTGCTGCGTCTCACCGAGGGGGACGCCGGCTGGTCGATCGCCGGGGCGGCGGCCGGGCACCCCCTCCCGATCCTCGGCCGACGTGACGGGACCCTCGTCGACCTCGGCAGACCGGGGTCGCTGATCGGGCTGGTCGACGACCCGCACTTCACGACGTTCACCCACCGCCTCGCACCCGACGAGTTCGTCACCCTCCTCACCGACGGCGTCACCGAGGCGCGGCGCGACCGCGAGCTGTTCGGCGAGGACGCCGTCCGCGACGTCGTCCGGTCACGGGCGAGCAACCCGGACGGGGTCAGCGCGGGGGTCGTCGCGGCCGCCATCGACTACCAGCGCGGCTTCCCGCACGACGACATCGCGGTGCTGACGCTGTACCCGTCGGCACCGGACGGGACGGTCCGGTGA
- a CDS encoding alpha/beta fold hydrolase, giving the protein MSVVARHQVSVTGPDGATPMLFAHGFGCDQGVWSRVAPAFTDEFRVVLFDHVGAGRSDLTAYDARAYASLDRYAADVLEICEELDLRDVVLVGHSVSAMIGVLAQVADPDRFSRLVLLGPSARYVDDDGYVGGFARSDITELLDLMDSNILGWQQPLAGMVMPGPELVGARGELDASFCRLRPDIAHDFAAATFLGDNRDDLAGVSVPTLVLQNRHDTIAPLSAGELVRDRIPGARMEIIETSGHCAHLSAPTETIAAIRRFVGR; this is encoded by the coding sequence GTGTCAGTCGTCGCGCGCCACCAGGTCTCGGTCACCGGGCCGGACGGCGCCACCCCGATGCTGTTCGCGCACGGCTTCGGCTGCGACCAGGGCGTGTGGAGCCGGGTGGCGCCGGCGTTCACCGACGAGTTCCGCGTGGTGCTGTTCGACCACGTCGGCGCGGGCCGCTCGGACCTGACGGCCTACGACGCCCGGGCCTACGCCAGCCTCGACCGCTACGCCGCCGACGTGCTCGAGATCTGCGAGGAGCTCGACCTGCGCGACGTCGTCCTCGTCGGCCACTCGGTGTCGGCCATGATCGGGGTCCTGGCCCAGGTGGCCGACCCCGACCGGTTCTCGCGCCTGGTGCTCCTCGGGCCCTCGGCGCGCTACGTCGACGACGACGGCTACGTCGGCGGGTTCGCCCGATCCGACATCACCGAGCTGCTGGACCTGATGGACAGCAACATCCTCGGTTGGCAGCAGCCACTGGCCGGCATGGTGATGCCCGGCCCGGAGCTGGTCGGGGCCCGCGGCGAGCTCGACGCCAGCTTCTGCCGGCTGCGACCCGACATCGCCCACGACTTCGCGGCGGCGACGTTCCTCGGCGACAACCGCGACGACCTGGCCGGCGTCTCCGTGCCCACGCTGGTGCTGCAGAACCGCCACGACACGATCGCCCCGCTGTCGGCCGGTGAGCTCGTCCGCGACCGGATCCCGGGTGCGCGGATGGAGATCATCGAGACCAGCGGGCACTGCGCGCACCTGAGCGCACCGACCGAGACCATCGCCGCCATCCGGAGGTTCGTGGGCCGATGA
- a CDS encoding GAF domain-containing protein — MTTHVYRAPMRSRVVPDDGRRAVGRALALGVVGVGGRLDAEPADLAAAVAAVATRHDERTAARLERFAAVPDGAEAWTRDADGVFHRGVLTGGWRHDPDPLAWELDLTHVRPCRWDAAAPPPAVVEAFARGGLNFQRVRRA, encoded by the coding sequence GTGACCACACACGTCTACCGGGCACCCATGCGCTCCCGCGTCGTGCCGGACGACGGGCGCCGGGCCGTCGGCCGGGCGCTGGCCCTCGGCGTCGTCGGCGTCGGCGGCCGGCTCGACGCCGAGCCGGCCGACCTCGCGGCCGCCGTCGCGGCGGTGGCCACGCGGCACGACGAGCGGACGGCGGCCCGGCTGGAGCGGTTCGCGGCGGTCCCCGACGGGGCCGAGGCCTGGACGAGGGACGCCGACGGCGTGTTCCACCGCGGAGTGCTGACCGGTGGGTGGCGCCACGACCCCGACCCGCTGGCGTGGGAGCTGGACCTCACGCACGTCCGGCCGTGCCGGTGGGACGCCGCCGCGCCACCGCCGGCGGTCGTCGAGGCGTTCGCCCGCGGGGGGCTCAACTTCCAGCGGGTCCGTCGCGCCTGA
- a CDS encoding CDP-glycerol glycerophosphotransferase family protein, with product MKQVAVIAYYADDPTRTYQLVQWLPVLEVLHRTHPVTIVLRDPDSADVIAPRTSLPVLRAPSFPELTALYEELDAKVVLYCNNSILNFQSLIDGRRLHAHVNHGESDKQSMASNNAKAYDRVFVAGEAAVQRHVAGLLEFDTRRLVRVGRPQLDLRPEPVLAPSTRRTLLYAPTWEGDADYNDYTSVDTIGPDIARGLLAVPGSRFVYKPHPKVVTTPTTAVRAAHREILRIVAAADAADPTAGHVAIERGDILAIMPDCDAMVTDVSSVGLDWLYLCTDKPIFLTDRHRDADRLRQDVPVSRCADVVDDEDVAGLAALVAARLEHDEHHLARVAMRHHYFDDLQVGDSTTRFLDAVAALAARRDRLLGAVTGRHDGDAIIA from the coding sequence GTGAAACAGGTCGCGGTCATCGCCTACTACGCCGACGACCCGACGCGCACCTACCAGCTCGTGCAGTGGCTGCCCGTGCTCGAGGTGCTGCACCGCACGCACCCGGTGACGATCGTGCTGCGCGACCCCGACTCCGCCGACGTGATCGCGCCGCGCACCAGCCTGCCGGTGTTGCGCGCGCCGTCGTTCCCCGAGCTCACCGCGCTCTACGAGGAGCTCGACGCCAAGGTCGTCCTCTACTGCAACAACTCCATCCTCAACTTCCAGTCGCTCATCGACGGCCGCCGGCTGCACGCGCACGTCAACCACGGCGAGAGCGACAAGCAGTCGATGGCCAGCAACAACGCGAAGGCCTACGACCGGGTCTTCGTCGCCGGCGAGGCCGCCGTGCAGCGACACGTCGCCGGGCTGCTCGAGTTCGACACCCGCCGCCTGGTGCGGGTCGGGCGGCCGCAGCTCGACCTGCGTCCCGAGCCGGTGCTGGCTCCCTCGACGCGGCGCACCCTGCTCTACGCGCCCACGTGGGAGGGCGACGCCGACTACAACGACTACACCTCGGTCGACACGATCGGCCCTGACATCGCCCGCGGGCTGCTCGCGGTGCCCGGCTCGCGGTTCGTCTACAAGCCGCACCCGAAGGTCGTCACGACCCCGACGACGGCGGTGCGGGCCGCGCACCGCGAGATCCTGCGGATCGTGGCCGCCGCCGACGCCGCCGACCCGACCGCCGGCCACGTCGCGATCGAGCGCGGCGACATCCTCGCGATCATGCCCGACTGCGACGCGATGGTGACCGACGTGTCGTCGGTGGGCCTCGACTGGCTCTACCTGTGCACCGACAAGCCGATCTTCCTCACCGACCGCCACCGCGACGCCGACCGGCTGCGCCAGGACGTGCCGGTCAGCCGCTGCGCCGACGTCGTCGACGACGAGGACGTGGCCGGGCTCGCGGCGCTGGTGGCCGCGCGGCTCGAGCACGACGAGCACCACCTGGCCCGCGTCGCGATGCGCCACCACTACTTCGACGACCTCCAGGTCGGCGACAGCACCACCCGCTTCCTCGACGCCGTCGCCGCCCTCGCGGCGCGCCGCGACCGGCTCCTCGGCGCCGTCACCGGTCGCCACGACGGCGACGCGATCATCGCCTGA
- a CDS encoding aldo/keto reductase: MKTRHIGNDTVGRLEVGAVGLGLMTFDQTGTQPREQLLDTVRAALDAGVTLFDTADAYGPADELGADAMGANERLVAGILDELGVRDQVVLATKGGHTRTGDGGWDLDSSASHLHAAVDASLGRLGVEQIALWQHHRPDPKVDYAAVMETLKDIASTGKVARIGLSNADPEQIRLAHAVLGDALVSVQNQFSPAFRSSRPEIDVCEELGLAFLPWSPLGGLRSAKGLAEEHPAFARVAEARGVSAQQVALAWELAQSPVVIPIPGAKRPSSIQDSAEAVHLELTADELAALDAD; the protein is encoded by the coding sequence GTGAAGACACGACACATCGGCAACGACACCGTCGGGCGCCTCGAGGTCGGGGCCGTCGGCCTCGGCCTGATGACCTTCGACCAGACCGGCACGCAGCCGCGCGAGCAGCTCCTCGACACCGTGCGGGCCGCGCTCGACGCGGGCGTCACCCTCTTCGACACCGCCGACGCCTACGGGCCCGCCGACGAGCTCGGAGCCGACGCGATGGGGGCCAACGAGCGGCTGGTCGCGGGGATCCTCGACGAGCTCGGCGTGCGCGACCAGGTGGTGCTCGCCACCAAGGGCGGGCACACGCGCACCGGCGACGGCGGCTGGGACCTCGACTCGTCGGCGTCCCACCTGCACGCGGCGGTCGACGCCAGCCTCGGCCGCCTCGGCGTCGAGCAGATCGCGCTGTGGCAGCACCACCGGCCCGACCCGAAGGTCGACTACGCCGCCGTGATGGAGACCCTCAAGGACATCGCTTCCACGGGCAAGGTCGCGCGGATCGGGCTCTCGAACGCCGACCCCGAGCAGATCCGGCTGGCCCACGCGGTGCTCGGTGATGCCCTGGTGAGCGTGCAGAACCAGTTCTCGCCCGCCTTCCGGTCCAGCCGTCCCGAGATCGACGTCTGCGAGGAGCTCGGCCTGGCCTTCCTGCCGTGGAGCCCGCTCGGCGGCCTGCGGAGCGCGAAGGGCCTGGCCGAGGAGCACCCGGCCTTCGCCCGGGTCGCCGAGGCCCGCGGGGTCAGCGCCCAGCAGGTGGCCCTGGCCTGGGAGCTGGCCCAGTCGCCGGTCGTGATCCCCATCCCCGGGGCGAAGCGGCCCTCCTCGATCCAGGACTCCGCCGAGGCCGTGCACCTCGAGCTCACCGCCGACGAGCTCGCCGCGCTCGACGCCGACTGA
- a CDS encoding MerR family transcriptional regulator has product MRIGELAAATGVSARSLRYYEDVGLIGSTRAPNGWRRYDAGSVARVIEIQHLFAAGLCSTTIATLLPCLTAPAAERTGLLERVLEEEVERLEQRRRDVERELEVLRALREQTLERPGPPS; this is encoded by the coding sequence GTGCGGATCGGTGAGCTCGCGGCGGCGACCGGGGTCAGCGCGCGCTCCCTGCGCTACTACGAGGACGTCGGGCTGATCGGGTCGACCCGGGCCCCCAACGGCTGGCGGCGCTACGACGCCGGCTCGGTGGCCCGGGTGATCGAGATCCAGCACCTCTTCGCGGCCGGGCTGTGCAGCACGACGATCGCCACGCTGCTGCCGTGCCTGACCGCGCCGGCCGCTGAGCGCACCGGCCTCCTCGAGCGGGTGCTCGAGGAGGAGGTCGAGCGGCTCGAGCAGCGTCGGCGCGACGTCGAGCGCGAGCTCGAGGTGCTCCGTGCCCTCCGGGAGCAGACGCTCGAGCGCCCCGGCCCCCCCTCCTGA
- a CDS encoding VOC family protein codes for MTSDEGRVRQLRVVLEVPDFDEAVAFFRDALGLPESAAFATGGEDRVAILEAGRATLELASPAHRRAIDAVEDVADGGTAAIRLAFEVDDAGATTARLVAAGARHVAGPVLTPWRSLNARLDAPADQQITVFEETQTPEERTGGAGFATDATRD; via the coding sequence ATGACGAGCGACGAGGGACGGGTACGACAGCTGCGGGTGGTCCTCGAGGTCCCCGACTTCGACGAGGCCGTGGCGTTCTTCCGCGACGCCCTCGGCCTGCCGGAGTCGGCGGCGTTCGCCACCGGCGGGGAGGACCGGGTGGCGATCCTCGAGGCCGGGCGGGCGACGCTGGAGCTCGCCTCGCCGGCGCACCGCCGCGCGATCGACGCCGTCGAGGACGTCGCCGACGGCGGCACCGCCGCGATCCGGCTCGCGTTCGAGGTCGACGACGCCGGCGCCACCACGGCCCGCCTGGTCGCGGCCGGCGCGCGGCACGTGGCCGGCCCGGTCCTGACGCCGTGGCGGTCGCTGAACGCCCGCCTCGACGCCCCGGCCGACCAGCAGATCACCGTGTTCGAGGAGACGCAGACGCCGGAGGAGCGCACCGGGGGCGCCGGCTTCGCCACCGACGCGACCCGCGACTGA
- a CDS encoding MmcQ/YjbR family DNA-binding protein — MPSRIADFLDLVHQLPEVVRTDHARYHRLQVSGHTFGYLWEPTRTVGLKQELSEQLALVAERPEVFEVQFTAGAFGWVVVHLDGVERDELAELTFEAWRLTAAAGLVADRSDRLPV; from the coding sequence GTGCCGTCCCGGATCGCCGACTTCCTCGACCTGGTGCACCAGCTGCCGGAGGTCGTCCGCACCGACCACGCCCGCTACCACCGCCTCCAGGTGTCGGGGCACACCTTCGGCTACCTGTGGGAGCCCACCCGGACCGTGGGCCTCAAGCAGGAGCTGTCGGAGCAGCTGGCCCTGGTGGCCGAGCGCCCCGAGGTGTTCGAGGTGCAGTTCACCGCCGGGGCGTTCGGCTGGGTCGTCGTCCACCTCGACGGCGTCGAGCGCGACGAGCTGGCCGAGCTCACCTTCGAGGCGTGGCGGCTCACGGCCGCGGCCGGGCTGGTGGCCGACCGCTCGGACCGGCTGCCGGTCTGA
- a CDS encoding HAD-IIA family hydrolase, whose translation MTTRDITTWLTDMDGVLVHEEVPIPGATEFIDALKASGLSFLVLTNNSIYTPRDLRARLLGSGIDVPENAIWTSALATAQFLAEQRPHGTAYVVGEAGLTTAMHDVGYVMTDRDPDYVVLGETRTYSFEAITRAIRLIAAGARFIATNPDPSGPSQHGLLPATGSVAALISTATGRTPYFIGKPNPLMMRSALNRLDAHSESTVMVGDRMDTDIISGLEAGLRTVLVTTGSTRPEQIETFPYRPTQVVDSIADLVALVGTDVEPQD comes from the coding sequence ATGACGACGCGGGACATCACGACCTGGCTGACCGACATGGACGGCGTCCTCGTGCACGAGGAGGTGCCGATCCCCGGTGCGACCGAGTTCATCGACGCGCTCAAGGCGTCGGGCCTGTCGTTCCTGGTGCTGACCAACAACTCGATCTACACCCCGCGCGACCTGCGCGCGCGGCTCCTCGGCAGCGGCATCGACGTCCCCGAGAACGCGATCTGGACCTCGGCGCTGGCGACGGCGCAGTTCCTGGCCGAGCAGCGCCCGCACGGCACGGCCTACGTCGTGGGCGAGGCGGGACTGACCACGGCGATGCACGACGTCGGCTACGTGATGACCGACCGCGACCCCGACTACGTGGTGCTCGGCGAGACCCGCACCTACTCGTTCGAGGCGATCACCAGGGCGATCCGGCTGATCGCCGCCGGCGCCCGGTTCATCGCCACCAACCCCGACCCGAGCGGGCCGAGCCAGCACGGCCTGCTGCCCGCGACCGGGTCGGTGGCCGCCCTGATCAGCACCGCGACCGGCCGGACGCCGTACTTCATCGGCAAGCCGAACCCGCTGATGATGCGCAGCGCCCTCAACCGGCTCGACGCGCACTCCGAGTCGACGGTGATGGTCGGCGACCGGATGGACACCGACATCATCAGCGGCCTGGAGGCCGGCCTGCGCACCGTGCTCGTCACCACCGGCTCGACCCGCCCCGAGCAGATCGAGACCTTCCCGTACCGCCCGACCCAGGTCGTCGACTCGATCGCCGACCTGGTCGCCCTCGTCGGCACCGACGTCGAACCGCAGGACTGA
- a CDS encoding cysteine desulfurase-like protein, with translation MTTYDVVQVRSAFPALADGLARFDGPGGSLVPRQVADAIATAMSWGMCQRGSLTEPERRAEETTVGARAAMAAHVGADPRGVVFGRSMTALTFDLARTLAQGWGPGDEVVVTRLDHDGDIRPWVTAAERVGATVRWLGFDPVTAELDDVATVLTERTRLVAVTGASNLFGTRPPVRAVAEAAHAAGALVHVDAVHLAAHAPVDLTALGADFLTCSPYKFFGPHLGVLAADPALLETLQPDKLLPSSDAVPERFELGTLPYELLAGVSAAVAFIDSVGGMAAIEAHEDGVLARLLDALAALPHVRVHGSPARRTPTLLLHVDGRTGDEVRVHLAGQGIVAPNGSFYALEASRHAGLGDDGGVRVGLAPYTTDGEVDRLVTALAALA, from the coding sequence ATGACGACCTACGACGTGGTGCAGGTGCGGAGCGCGTTCCCCGCGCTGGCCGACGGGCTGGCGCGCTTCGACGGCCCGGGCGGGTCGCTGGTGCCACGACAGGTGGCCGACGCGATCGCGACCGCGATGTCGTGGGGGATGTGCCAGCGCGGCTCGCTGACCGAGCCCGAGCGGCGGGCCGAGGAGACCACGGTCGGCGCGCGTGCGGCGATGGCCGCCCACGTGGGCGCCGACCCGCGCGGCGTCGTCTTCGGCCGCTCGATGACGGCGCTGACCTTCGACCTGGCGCGCACCCTCGCGCAGGGCTGGGGTCCCGGCGACGAGGTGGTGGTGACCCGGCTCGACCACGACGGCGACATCCGGCCCTGGGTGACCGCGGCCGAGCGGGTCGGCGCGACGGTGCGGTGGCTCGGCTTCGACCCCGTCACCGCCGAGCTGGACGACGTCGCGACCGTGCTCACCGAGCGCACCCGGCTGGTGGCGGTCACCGGGGCGTCCAACCTGTTCGGCACCCGGCCCCCGGTGCGGGCGGTCGCGGAGGCCGCGCACGCCGCCGGCGCGCTGGTCCACGTGGACGCCGTCCACCTGGCCGCGCACGCCCCGGTCGACCTGACCGCGCTCGGCGCCGACTTCCTCACCTGCTCGCCGTACAAGTTCTTCGGGCCGCACCTCGGCGTGCTGGCCGCCGACCCGGCGCTGCTCGAGACGCTGCAGCCCGACAAGCTGCTGCCGTCCAGCGACGCCGTGCCCGAGCGCTTCGAGCTCGGCACCCTGCCCTACGAGCTGCTCGCCGGGGTGAGCGCCGCGGTGGCCTTCATCGACTCCGTCGGCGGCATGGCCGCGATCGAGGCCCACGAGGACGGCGTCCTCGCCCGGCTCCTCGACGCGCTGGCCGCGCTGCCGCACGTGCGGGTGCACGGCAGCCCCGCGCGCCGGACGCCGACGCTGCTGCTCCACGTCGACGGCCGCACCGGCGACGAGGTGCGCGTGCACCTGGCCGGGCAGGGGATCGTGGCGCCGAACGGCAGCTTCTACGCCCTCGAGGCCTCCCGGCACGCCGGCCTCGGTGACGACGGCGGCGTCCGCGTCGGGCTGGCGCCGTACACGACCGACGGCGAGGTCGACCGGCTGGTCACCGCCCTGGCCGCCCTCGCCTGA
- a CDS encoding amino acid deaminase/aldolase: MTSQHARIERATQHLDAPVAVVDLDAFDANAADLARRAAGTPIRVASKSVRCRALLDRVLAREGYAGVLAFTLTEALWLAEEHEDVVVGYPTAERDALRELAADPVLLERVTLMVDSVESLDLVRSVVREVEVPIRVCLDLDASLRVAERLTGSRVHLGPRRSPVHSVADAVALARAVGEDPAFALVGLMAYEGQVAGLADRPANRLRGLAVRGLKRASVPELTERRGAVVAAVREVADLSFVNGGGTGSIETTVADVSVTEVAAGSGLFAPALFDGYDSFDPVPAALFGLAVTRRPGPGLVTVAGGGWIASGPVGRDRLPVPTYPAGLAMLGSEGAGEVQTPLRGAAAGRLRLGDRVWFRHAKAGELCERVDTLHLVAGDPEAALVDVVPTYRGEGRTFL; encoded by the coding sequence ATGACGAGCCAGCATGCCCGCATCGAGCGCGCGACGCAGCACCTCGACGCACCCGTGGCGGTGGTCGACCTCGACGCCTTCGACGCGAACGCCGCCGACCTGGCCCGCCGCGCGGCCGGGACGCCGATCCGGGTGGCGTCGAAGTCGGTGCGCTGCCGGGCCCTGCTCGACCGCGTCCTCGCGCGCGAGGGGTACGCCGGTGTGCTGGCCTTCACCCTCACCGAGGCGCTCTGGCTCGCCGAGGAGCACGAGGACGTCGTCGTCGGCTACCCGACCGCGGAGCGCGACGCGCTGCGCGAGCTGGCCGCCGACCCGGTGCTGCTCGAGCGGGTCACGCTGATGGTCGACTCGGTCGAGTCGCTCGACCTGGTGCGCAGCGTCGTCCGGGAGGTCGAGGTGCCGATCCGGGTCTGTCTCGACCTCGACGCGTCGCTGCGCGTGGCCGAGCGGCTGACCGGCAGCCGGGTGCACCTCGGGCCGCGGCGCTCGCCGGTCCACTCCGTCGCCGACGCCGTTGCGCTGGCCCGCGCGGTGGGCGAGGACCCGGCGTTCGCGCTGGTCGGGCTGATGGCCTACGAGGGCCAGGTCGCCGGGCTCGCCGACCGGCCGGCCAACCGGCTGAGGGGCCTCGCGGTGCGCGGGCTCAAGCGGGCCTCGGTGCCCGAGCTGACCGAGCGCCGCGGCGCGGTGGTCGCCGCCGTCCGGGAGGTCGCCGACCTGTCGTTCGTCAACGGCGGCGGCACCGGCTCGATCGAGACGACGGTGGCCGATGTGTCGGTGACCGAGGTGGCGGCCGGCTCGGGGCTGTTCGCGCCGGCCCTGTTCGACGGCTACGACTCCTTCGACCCGGTGCCGGCGGCCCTGTTCGGCCTCGCGGTGACCCGGCGTCCGGGCCCCGGGCTGGTCACGGTCGCCGGCGGCGGCTGGATCGCCTCCGGGCCGGTCGGGCGCGACCGGCTCCCGGTGCCGACCTACCCCGCGGGGCTGGCGATGCTCGGCTCCGAGGGCGCCGGCGAGGTCCAGACCCCGCTGCGCGGCGCCGCGGCCGGACGGCTCCGCCTCGGTGACCGGGTGTGGTTCCGGCACGCCAAGGCCGGCGAGCTGTGCGAGCGGGTCGACACGCTGCACCTGGTGGCCGGCGACCCGGAGGCCGCGCTGGTCGACGTCGTCCCGACCTACCGGGGCGAGGGCCGCACGTTCCTCTAG
- a CDS encoding D-arabinono-1,4-lactone oxidase yields MRASQTVGTSWRNWAGNQSASGIEVVAPRSVEELTRFLADATATGRRVRPIGSGHSFTAIGRPDDVQLRLDHLDRVLRADAATGLVTVQAGLRLSALNRALDTLGLALTNLGDIEEQTFAGAISTGTHGTGARFGGIATQVRGLVLALPDGSTLTCTPTENPEVLAAARVGLGALGVLTEVTLQTVPAFGLRAREGGGRVEETMERFDADADATDHVEFYWFPHTDRVLTKHNTRVPVDDLEPLAPLRGWWDDELLSNTVFGALVGAGSRVPALVRPLARVSAAALSPREFSDVSHRVFTSPRRVRFEEMEYAVPREHGMDVLRELVRVVGRSDWRVAVPVEVRVAAADDITLSTASGRDTVYVAVHTAPGSPDRAAYFAALEAIAAEVGGRPHWGKLHTLGADDLRARYPRFEEFLALRDRLDPTRTLDNPHLARVLG; encoded by the coding sequence ATGAGGGCGAGTCAAACGGTGGGCACGAGCTGGCGCAACTGGGCCGGCAACCAGTCGGCGTCCGGGATCGAGGTCGTCGCACCGCGCAGCGTCGAGGAGCTGACCCGGTTCCTGGCCGACGCGACCGCCACCGGACGACGGGTGCGCCCGATCGGCAGCGGTCACTCCTTCACCGCGATCGGCCGGCCCGACGACGTCCAGCTGCGCCTGGACCACCTCGACCGGGTGCTGCGCGCCGACGCCGCCACCGGGCTGGTCACCGTGCAGGCCGGCCTCCGGCTCAGCGCCCTCAACCGGGCGCTCGACACCCTCGGGCTGGCGCTCACCAACCTCGGCGACATCGAGGAGCAGACCTTCGCCGGGGCGATCTCGACCGGGACCCACGGCACCGGCGCCCGCTTCGGCGGCATCGCCACCCAGGTCCGCGGTCTGGTGCTCGCGCTCCCGGACGGCTCCACGCTGACCTGCACCCCGACCGAGAACCCCGAGGTGCTCGCGGCGGCGCGGGTCGGGCTGGGCGCCCTCGGGGTGCTGACCGAGGTCACGCTGCAGACGGTGCCGGCCTTCGGGCTGCGCGCCCGCGAGGGCGGGGGCCGGGTCGAGGAGACGATGGAGCGCTTCGACGCCGACGCCGACGCCACCGACCACGTCGAGTTCTACTGGTTCCCCCACACCGACCGGGTGCTCACCAAGCACAACACCCGGGTGCCGGTCGACGACCTCGAGCCGCTCGCGCCGCTGCGCGGCTGGTGGGACGACGAGCTGCTGAGCAACACCGTCTTCGGGGCGCTCGTCGGCGCCGGCAGCCGGGTGCCGGCGCTGGTGCGACCGCTGGCGAGGGTGTCGGCGGCCGCGCTGTCGCCACGCGAGTTCAGCGACGTCTCGCACCGCGTCTTCACCTCGCCGCGGCGGGTGCGCTTCGAGGAGATGGAGTACGCCGTCCCGCGCGAGCACGGGATGGACGTGCTCCGCGAGCTGGTCCGCGTCGTGGGGCGCAGCGACTGGCGCGTCGCGGTCCCGGTGGAGGTGCGGGTGGCCGCGGCCGACGACATCACCCTCTCGACGGCCAGCGGTCGCGACACCGTCTACGTCGCCGTCCACACCGCGCCGGGCAGCCCCGACCGGGCGGCGTACTTCGCGGCGCTCGAGGCGATCGCCGCCGAGGTCGGCGGCCGGCCGCACTGGGGCAAGCTGCACACGCTCGGTGCCGACGACCTCCGGGCGCGCTACCCGCGCTTCGAGGAGTTCCTCGCCCTGCGCGACCGCCTCGACCCGACCCGCACGCTCGACAACCCGCACCTGGCCCGGGTGCTCGGCTGA